TTCGAGCTGCTCCATCATGTAATCTGCAAATTCATTATTACTCATTTTTTCCCCTTTTCTTTGGCATCATCTATACACCCTTTTAAAAGATCGTTTGCGTAACCATTCCCCTTTCAGGAAAACCAGCCATTCCTCCATACGGTCTCGCAGCCACCTCTTTTTAGAATCAACCTGGGGGGCACTCTTCCTGGAAATAGCACAGCAGATGTGTTCATTTTCAAGATTTTCCTCAGTCAGCTTAATATAATCCATCTGTTACTCTCCTCAATAATTTGTTTGCATCCTTGCTAAAATTTCTTTCATTTCATCTCTTATAGACAGGGGCTCTAACAATACCACTTTGTCCTGAAAAGTCATCAACCAGGAAATCAAATTGTCTTTGTCTGAATAATTAAAATGAAACAAGAGGTTGCCATCATTCTGTTCGATAAAACTTTGGGTACCAAATTCTTCAATCAGCCGCCACTTGCAATTGGCATCAAATAATGCTTTCACTCTGATGTTCGGTTTAAAAACATTTTCACTGCTTAAATCTGGAATTTCAACTTTCCTTTTTTTGAACATTTCCTGCGATATTATTAATTCTTCCATTCGGTTAAGCTTGAACAAGCGAAAATCTTCCCTAGTTAAGCACCATCCCCATAAATACCAGTTAGCCCACTGGAAAATTAAAAAATATGGTTCAATTTCGCGGTCACTTTCACCGCTCATAGAGAAATACCTGAATCTCAAAATTTTTTGGTCATCTATCGCTGTTCGAATCAGCTCAATTTTAGGTGCCAGACTTTCTTTGTACCATGAAGATAGATCAATCAAAATACTCTGATCTCCAGTTAAAAAATCGGATGAACCCAGAGATAATTTTTCCATCAGTTGTCCATATTGATTACTGCCATTGGCGCTGTCAAGACTTCTAATACCAGCCAGGATGTCCTGCATTTCTGACTTTGTTAACAGGGTACGTTCCAACTTGAACTCTTTCATAATTGAAATCCCACCACCAATACCTTGTTTTGTCACAATAGGAATTCCAGCTTTACATAAATCTTCAATGTCACGATTTATCGTTCTCCTGGAGACTTCAAATTTTTCAGCCAACTCAGGCGCTGTTACAGTATCTTTTTGCAATAAGTGGGTTAAAATACCTATCAGTCTATCAATTTTCATAACATTCCTTTCAAGATATTATCATCATAACAAATAAAACACGACATCTGTACGTCGTGTTTTATCATATCAGAATTATTTTATTTTGACCAAGAAAAAATATTAGCCCGTTTAAAGCAGCGTTATATCCATCCATTTTTTCTTAAAATTTATCTGCCGCTATGCTTTGTTCCCGAGATTTAATGATTGCTGCAAATATAGCTCCTGAAACATTATGCCACGCACTAAAAAGTGCAGCTGGGACTGCCGCAATCGGAACAGCTGCAAACTGACTCGTCGCCAGCGAGGCCGCAAGACCTGAATTCTGCATTCCCACTTCAACAGCCATGGTAATACATTTCTTTCTGCTCATCCCAGATAGTCTGCCAACAAAATAACCAAGTGCATACCCTAATAAGTTGTGCAGTATTATGACAATGACAATTATACCTAAAGAACTGAGAATATTTTCAGAATTAGCCCCAATTACACCCCCAACAATACAGGCAATTGCCAGAGCTGAAACTGCCGGCATAAATTCGTTAACAAAATCTGCTCTTTCTTTTAGCAGCGATTTTATTAAAAGACCTAATGCAATTGGAACTATCACAACTTCAATAATGCTGACAAACATACTGACAGGATCAAATGAAACCGTTTGTCGGATTAAGAAATAAGTGATGGCCGGCGTTAGAATCGGTGCCAAAAGTGTAGATACTGTTGTCATCGCAACTGAAAAGGCCACATCTCCGCCAGCCATATAAGCAATAACATTTGAAGATGTACCACCAGGACAGGTTCCCACTAACACAACCCCCACCATCAGTCCTTCTTGCAGTCCAAATAATTTTGACAGAATAACCGCTAATAATGGCATAATCAAAAATTGTGCTGCTGTCCCTTTCAGAATATCCAGTGGTTTTTTAATCACTACTTTAAAATCTTCCAGTTTTAAGGTCATACCCATACCAAACATAATCAGACCTAAAAGTAGGGTAATAACCGACTGGCCCATCAACTTTATGGTCACCCAAGAAAAAACTTCCGGTTTCATGAAGCCTAACAGCATACAAATTATAATAATCAGTCCAAAGTATTTTGAGATTCCCTTTGCTATTTTAAATATCACATTATCCTCTTAATTAAGTAATTCGGAGGTTTTTGTAAAATCAAACCGACTGGTTGTATACACATCATCTTCATCTGATACGTAATAGAGATTAATCTTAGATCCCAACTCATACCAGCGGTTATATTTTTCGCCAAGTTTAATCAACTCTAAAACTATTCTGTTACAGCGTTTGACTTCCTCTAAGCTTTCTGCAAAACCATTTACAATCATATATAGAGAGTTCTCGCCCTGATACTGAATCGTAATCATATCAGGATTGCCGTGATCAGCATATTCAGATACTTCAATATTTTCTTTTGTAATAAATTCCTGTTTTTCATTGTCATATGTCATCATTTTTTGATTATAAAAAATTTGTGTTTCGTTAAATATATCGAATTTTCTTAACATTTCCGCTATTTCCTGCGCCATCACTTCGTTTGTTTCATAATTTGTCATCGCCTTCCACTCCTAACATTTAAAATTTATATGAGTAGTATACCATAAAATTATAAGAAAAAAATAAGCGCAAATGATTGCAATTCTTTACAATTTTCACATTTACACTTATACTCTACATATGTCTTTTTTAGGGCAAAAAACTAGCTATATAAAAACTGGAGGAAACAAATGTTTAGAATTTGGGGGAAACTTATTAAACGCAACAAATTTATTAAAGAAAGCGTGGTTGAAATTGATGACCATACGACTAGTATAGATGAAAAAGTTGAAACAGCACTGGAAAACTTCTGCCAACAATTTGATCTGGAAAAACCAATCTGGTTTGACAAAAACACAAAGGAGCTTTCTAACTTTTCAAAAACCAGCTTTAGAGAAGACCAATTTATGGAATCAATCTGGTTTGATTATTTTGAAATTGAAATAATCGATGACGGAAAAAAGAAGTCCTGATATTATCTGTCTACTTTTCCGCACGGAGAATCTTTTCCATTGCCTTGCCTTTTGCCAGCTCATCGATCAGTTTATCAAGATATCTGATCTCTTGCATCAGCGGCTCTTTTATCTCTTCAACCCTTATTCCACAAATAACACCTTTTATCAACCTTCTGTTTGGATTCATAAGAGGTGCTTCTCTGAAAAAACCTTCAAAACTGATTTCTTCATCCACTTGACGATCGAGCATCGCTTGATCATACCCGGTCATCCAGCATATAGTTTCGTCAACTTCTGCCTTACTGCGACCCTTTTTCTCAGCTTTTTTAATGTAAAGTGGGTAGACTTTTGCAAAACTCATTGAATAAATTTTATCATTGGCCATTTTTTTATCCTTTCAAATTTCAATATTAAATTAAACTACTTTTTTCTTGATTGTTCGTAGATATTGATATACTCTTGAACAGTCATCTTTTTACAAAGCTCGGCAATTAAATCATAAGGTATCAACGACGTATTTTTAAAGCGTATACAGCTTTTGCCCATGTCCAGTTTTGTTGGTACCTGAAGCTGATATTCTTTAATAAACCATGTTTCAATGTCTTTATTCGCATATAGTCCGAAATGATATAGGGCGATATAATTCTTTTGCGAAGCAAGTGATAAAAAAGGCAGTGGTTCTCCTTTTTTGGTATGATATCCTTTAGGATAGATGGCGAGTGGAACGACATATCCGAGCATTCCATATGATATCTGCTCAGAAAATCCATCTGGTAAATTGGCCTTGACAACTGTTCTTAAATGTTCCATCGGCTCTTTTCTATTAGCAGGCAGTGCTGCTAAATATTCTTCCACACTTTTGACATCATAAATCATAATTTCCCCT
This genomic interval from Eubacteriaceae bacterium ES3 contains the following:
- a CDS encoding bile acid:sodium symporter family protein — encoded protein: MIFKIAKGISKYFGLIIIICMLLGFMKPEVFSWVTIKLMGQSVITLLLGLIMFGMGMTLKLEDFKVVIKKPLDILKGTAAQFLIMPLLAVILSKLFGLQEGLMVGVVLVGTCPGGTSSNVIAYMAGGDVAFSVAMTTVSTLLAPILTPAITYFLIRQTVSFDPVSMFVSIIEVVIVPIALGLLIKSLLKERADFVNEFMPAVSALAIACIVGGVIGANSENILSSLGIIVIVIILHNLLGYALGYFVGRLSGMSRKKCITMAVEVGMQNSGLAASLATSQFAAVPIAAVPAALFSAWHNVSGAIFAAIIKSREQSIAADKF
- a CDS encoding YafY family protein, giving the protein MKIDRLIGILTHLLQKDTVTAPELAEKFEVSRRTINRDIEDLCKAGIPIVTKQGIGGGISIMKEFKLERTLLTKSEMQDILAGIRSLDSANGSNQYGQLMEKLSLGSSDFLTGDQSILIDLSSWYKESLAPKIELIRTAIDDQKILRFRYFSMSGESDREIEPYFLIFQWANWYLWGWCLTREDFRLFKLNRMEELIISQEMFKKRKVEIPDLSSENVFKPNIRVKALFDANCKWRLIEEFGTQSFIEQNDGNLLFHFNYSDKDNLISWLMTFQDKVVLLEPLSIRDEMKEILARMQTNY
- a CDS encoding DUF1801 domain-containing protein yields the protein MIYDVKSVEEYLAALPANRKEPMEHLRTVVKANLPDGFSEQISYGMLGYVVPLAIYPKGYHTKKGEPLPFLSLASQKNYIALYHFGLYANKDIETWFIKEYQLQVPTKLDMGKSCIRFKNTSLIPYDLIAELCKKMTVQEYINIYEQSRKK
- a CDS encoding DUF2200 domain-containing protein; protein product: MANDKIYSMSFAKVYPLYIKKAEKKGRSKAEVDETICWMTGYDQAMLDRQVDEEISFEGFFREAPLMNPNRRLIKGVICGIRVEEIKEPLMQEIRYLDKLIDELAKGKAMEKILRAEK